TACCGGTCCACACAAGTCACCGCAGTGCTTTGACTTCTTTCGGGCAGCGAAACGAATTTCGCTGATACGTGTCGGGCCATCTACGCGACGATTGTCGCCTGAATGGTGGGTGGTACTGGGTTCGAACCAGTGACCCCCAGCTTGTAAGGCTGGTGCTCTCCCAACTGAGCTAACCACCCGTCGATCACGTGGCGCTGCATTCTACAGCTTGCCGGCAGCTTGTCAACACTTGTCGTTCATCGACGACGCCTGCTGCCGCTTACCGAAGCCTGCCTCTTCAGCGCGGACGAAGCATGCCGCACGATGCGCCCCCTCGTCAATCAAATTCTGCTGGCTGAGTCCCGATGCCCGGCGCGGGACGAAATCGTGGTCGCCGTCGGCGAGCCAGGCAAGCGTGACGTTAGGCGGCAGCGTATAGCCTTCCACCTCTTCGCGCTTGCCGAAGGGGTCGCGCTCGCCCTGCAGGATCAGCGAAGGGCAGCAGACATCAGGCCAGTGCGACAGACGCCGCTTTTCCGGGGCGCGCGGCGGATGAAACGGATAGCCGGCAATCACCAGGCCGTCCACCGCCCGGCGGGCAGCCAGCATGCTGGCCACGCGCCCGCCCATGGACTTGCCGCCCACCCAGAGCGAGCCATCCACGCTGCGCGCAACAAGGTCATGCCAGCGGCCATATTCCTCT
This DNA window, taken from Halomonas piscis, encodes the following:
- a CDS encoding alpha/beta family hydrolase; its protein translation is MSHHTRPIFSRLTETRLPAALSQASEAAFIVANHGLLRVCGEPGGERLLFAHGAGAGVNSPFMRQFVASLAGEGLQVLAFEFSYMQRMRETGRRRPPPPVATLVEEYGRWHDLVARSVDGSLWVGGKSMGGRVASMLAARRAVDGLVIAGYPFHPPRAPEKRRLSHWPDVCCPSLILQGERDPFGKREEVEGYTLPPNVTLAWLADGDHDFVPRRASGLSQQNLIDEGAHRAACFVRAEEAGFGKRQQASSMNDKC